A single window of Gemmatimonadales bacterium DNA harbors:
- a CDS encoding FAD-binding oxidoreductase translates to MNDKPVWDDGNWEPLLPLIGGVEADVCVIGLGGSGLAAIHELLALGKTVVGLDAGAVGGGAAGRNGGFLLAGLPNFYHHAVEAIGRARAREIYRSTMLQLERMAEETPHAIRRTGSLRIAADDRELADCAEQVTVMRADGFAAEAYDGPEGRGVLVPGDGAFNPLQRCRSLARSAIGRGARLFEGCAAEVVSGESVTTSYGDVHCKHVIVAVDGQLERVVPELSHRTRTARLQMLATAPDSAVTFPRPVYYRWGYEYWQQLPDGRVALGGLRDRAGDAEWTSRAAVTDVVQLGLEEILRDRLHVTAPITHRWVGLVGYTYDMLPVVEQVRPNLWAIGGYCGTGNVLGALCGRGVAQTIVNGTSPMIAPLIGTG, encoded by the coding sequence AGCCTGTGTGGGACGATGGAAACTGGGAACCGCTCCTGCCGCTCATCGGCGGCGTGGAAGCAGATGTCTGTGTCATCGGCCTCGGAGGCTCAGGACTCGCTGCGATTCACGAGCTCCTCGCCTTGGGGAAGACGGTGGTGGGGCTCGATGCCGGCGCCGTCGGCGGGGGCGCCGCGGGTCGCAACGGCGGATTTCTTCTTGCCGGGCTGCCGAATTTCTACCACCACGCTGTCGAGGCGATCGGCCGAGCCCGCGCGCGCGAGATCTATCGCAGCACGATGCTGCAACTGGAACGGATGGCGGAAGAGACACCGCACGCAATCCGGCGCACTGGTTCGCTCCGGATCGCGGCGGACGACCGCGAACTCGCCGATTGTGCGGAGCAGGTGACCGTGATGCGCGCCGACGGATTCGCCGCCGAGGCGTATGATGGCCCCGAGGGGCGCGGCGTGCTCGTGCCGGGTGACGGTGCGTTCAACCCACTGCAGCGGTGCCGGTCGCTCGCCCGGTCGGCGATCGGTCGCGGCGCGCGTCTGTTCGAGGGGTGCGCGGCCGAGGTGGTGAGCGGTGAGTCGGTGACGACATCGTACGGGGACGTGCATTGCAAGCACGTGATCGTGGCGGTCGACGGGCAGCTCGAGCGAGTGGTTCCCGAACTCTCCCATCGGACCCGCACCGCGCGGCTGCAGATGCTCGCCACGGCTCCCGACTCGGCCGTCACCTTCCCGCGGCCGGTCTATTACCGGTGGGGATACGAGTACTGGCAGCAGCTTCCCGATGGCCGCGTGGCACTCGGCGGGCTCCGTGACCGCGCCGGCGATGCGGAATGGACCTCGCGTGCCGCAGTGACCGACGTCGTGCAGCTTGGCCTCGAGGAGATCCTCCGCGATCGGCTCCATGTCACGGCACCGATCACCCACCGGTGGGTCGGACTGGTCGGCTACACGTACGACATGCTTCCGGTGGTCGAGCAGGTCCGCCCGAATCTCTGGGCGATTGGCGGCTACTGCGGGACCGGCAACGTCCTCGGCGCACTCTGCGGGCGCGGCGTGGCGCAGACGATCGTCAACGGAACCTCGCCGATGATTGCCCCGTTGATCGGCACCGGCTGA